A window of the Hordeum vulgare subsp. vulgare chromosome 5H, MorexV3_pseudomolecules_assembly, whole genome shotgun sequence genome harbors these coding sequences:
- the LOC123398623 gene encoding pentatricopeptide repeat-containing protein At1g11290, chloroplastic-like, with protein sequence MSVPAPAAALRHWNRLIQLAAASGSHTLCLGHYASLLAAGLRGGDASTFPSLAKSCATLRLPRLGRSLHAHALLAGAAGDVFVRTSLLDFYAKCASLPDARRLFDEMPTTSRTLVSWNCMVTAYSKASRLAEAVNMFNAMRGLGVSPAGGTLVGVLSGCSDSMAARNIGMCVYGYSLKSGLDADLPVSNSVLTMLVRDGQLHAASLLFDSMREKSIVSWSAMASGFLQTGDFNKVFALLNRMQGAGHTFDSVALVNLVSAAVLLGNLLVAKGVHALLIRSGFQSEQDLVSSLVNMYAKCGDLEAAQEVFDVVHYKNVVLWTSMINGYVEGGRPDKALTMFDSMLRTDVQPNGATVSSVLSACADLGSANQARKVEEHVASVGLQSDLRVATGLIDTYCKCGSVELARKIFDDVTITNRDLPIWSAMINGYACNGEGSEALALFSEMQKEGVQPDAIIFTHLLTACNYSGLIDEGLRCFHSLTVEYGIEPSIEHYMCITDLLCKSGQISTAKEFFKKIPIQLRNQVLAPIVSAYSSQCADSSMDSVSEELLNLDPQDSGHFVLISNMLSCLGNWKKATTYRTQLSKKGLVKEPGRSCIELSA encoded by the coding sequence ATGAGCGTCCCGGCCCCGGCGGCCGCCCTCCGCCACTGGAACCGCCTGATCCAGCTCGCCGCCGCGTCCGGCTCCCACACGCTCTGCCTCGGGCACTACGCCTCGCTCCTCGCCGCGGGCCTCCGCGGCGGCGACGCCTCCACCTTCCCATCCCTCGCCAAGTCCTGCGCCACGCTCCGCCTCCCGCGCCTCGGCCGCTCCCTCCACGCACACGCgctcctcgccggcgccgccggcgaCGTCTTCGTCCGCACCTCGCTGCTCGACTTCTACGCCAAGTGCGCGTCCCTCCCCGACGCGCGCCGCCTGTTCGACGAAATGCCCACCACCAGCCGGACCCTCGTGTCCTGGAACTGCATGGTCACCGCGTACAGCAAGGCCTCTCGTCTCGCCGAGGCCGTCAACATGTTCAACGCGATGCGGGGACTAGGGGTGAGCCCCGCCGGGGGCACGCTCGTCGGCGTGCTCTCTGGGTGCTCGGACTCCATGGCCGCTAGAAATATTGGCATGTGCGTGTATGGATATAGCCTCAAGTCTGGGCTCGACGCGGATTTGCCGGTCTCCAACTCGGTGCTCACCATGCTTGTCCGCGATGGCCAGCTGCATGCCGCGTCGCTCTTGTTTGACTCTATGCGCGAGAAGTCTATAGTTTCCTGGAGCGCAATGGCGTCAGGGTTCTTGCAGACGGGCGACTTTAACAAAGTGTTTGCTCTGCTCAACCGTATGCAGGGTGCTGGGCACACGTTTGACTCGGTCGCACTTGTTAATCTCGTCTCAGCCGCTGTTCTGCTAGGGAACCTGTTGGTGGCCAAGGGTGTgcatgctcttctgatcaggagtGGTTTTCAATCCGAGCAAGATCTTGTGTCATCTTTGGTTAACATGTATGCCAAGTGTGGGGATCTTGAGGCTGCTCAGGAGGTCTTTGATGTGGTTCACTATAAGAATGTAGTGCTGTGGACTTCGATGATAAATGGATATGTTGAAGGTGGCCGTCCGGACAAGGCGTTGACAATGTTCGATAGCATGTTGCGTACAGATGTACAGCCGAATGGGGCAACAGTTTCATCAGTTCTTTCAGCCTGTGCTGACTTGGGCTCTGCTAATCAGGCAAGAAAGGTTGAGGAGCATGTGGCATCAGTCGGACTTCAGTCAGACCTGCGAGTTGCTACCGGACTGATAGACACGTACTGCAAGTGTGGGAGCGTCGAGCTGGCTAGGAAAATATTTGATGATGTTACCATTACCAATAGAGACTTACCTATCTGGAGTGCCATGATTAACGGCTATGCTTGCAACGGCGAAGGCAGTGAAGCTCTCGCTCTTTTCAGCGAGATGCAAAAGGAAGGTGTTCAACCAGATGCCATTATCTTTACCCATCTGTTAACAGCATGCAATTATTCTGGTTTAATAGATGAAGGCCTTCGGTGTTTTCACAGCTTGACAGTGGAATATGGTATTGAACCATCTATTGAACACTATATGTGCATAACTGATTTGCTATGCAAGTCTGGTCAGATTAGTACTGCTAAGGAGTTCTTTAAGAAGATACCTATTCAGTTACGGAATCAGGTTTTGGCTCCTATAGTCAGTGCATACAGTTCTCAGTGTGCCGATTCTTCAATGGATTCAGTGTCAGAGGAATTACTTAACCTGGACCCTCAAGATTCTGGCCACTTTGTCTTAATTTCTAATATGCTCAGTTGTTTGGGGAATTGGAAGAAGGCTACAACCTATAGGACGCAACTAAGCAAGAAAGGTTTAGTCAAGGAACCTGGAAGGAGTTGTATTGAACTGAGTGCCTAA
- the LOC123398388 gene encoding transcription factor PCF8-like: MEEADKDRNSCKRLRAVGGGDSADAWRTFRVARAAAGGKDRHSKVVTSRGLRDRRIRLSVQTAIQFYDIQDRLGVDQPSKAIEWLIQAAATAIDGLPSLDCSFGLPVASPAAEDTAEVSTSETSKGSVLSLANGPADSDNAAHQANAYSGGTANGTFAELLHCSNAADKPMQHQHHQQQPTLAYYAAPGSHVAPMSFEMIPQLTFSQDQQHRHHRHHASVAFERSTLQSNTVSTPQWPPSQHPFLMQRFSAAPAEPSPMFPFFLGGNSAAAAAPAAANAPERRLQLWDFKEERKT; encoded by the coding sequence ATGGAAGAGGCAGACAAGGACCGCAATTCCTGCAAGCGACTGCGAGCGGTAGGCGGCGGCGACTCGGCGGATGCGTGGCGGACTTTCCGGGTGGCACGCGCCGCGGCGGGTGGCAAGGACCGGCACAGCAAGGTGGTGACCTCGCGCGGCCTCCGCGACCGCCGCATCCGGCTCTCGGTGCAGACGGCCATACAGTTCTATGACATCCAGGACCGCCTGGGCGTCGACCAGCCCAGCAAGGCCATCGAGTGGCTCAtccaagccgccgccaccgccatcgATGGTCTCCCATCGCTGGACTGCTCCTTCGGCCTCCCCGTCGCCTCCCCAGCAGCAGAAGATACCGCGGAGGTCAGCACCTCGGAGACCAGCAAGGGCTCCGTGCTCTCGCTCGCCAACGGCCCTGCCGACAGTGACAATGCCGCTCACCAAGCCAATGCATACAGCGGGGGCACTGCCAATGGCACGTTTGCCGAGCTCCTGCACTGCTCCAACGCTGCCGACAAGCCAATGCAGCATCAGCATCACCAGCAGCAGCCGACGCTTGCCTACTACGCAGCCCCGGGTTCGCACGTCGCGCCCATGTCCTTTGAGATGATTCCCCAGCTCACCTTCTCCCAGGACCAGCAACaccgccaccaccgccaccatgcctcTGTCGCCTTCGAGAGGAGCACACTTCAGTCCAACACCGTCTCCACGCCGCAGTGGCCGCCGTCCCAGCACCCGTTCCTGATGCAGAGGTTCTCTGCTGCTCCAGCCGAGCCTTCGCCTATGTTTCCCTTCTTTCTTGGAGGCAAcagcgccgccgctgctgctcctGCGGCGGCCAATGCGCCAGAGCGGAGGCTGCAGCTCTGGGACTTCAAGGAGGAAAGGAAGACATAA